The following proteins are encoded in a genomic region of Acidobacteriota bacterium:
- a CDS encoding inorganic diphosphatase, with product MKKHLIKSGVVALALVLGTVLSVPAAAQTLMPQVSVLKGEKNFWSGYDPVNVDGTVNVVIEIAAGTTAKYQVDLKSGMIELEQKNGAPRYVQYLGYPCNYGNIPRSVLLKSKGGDGDAVDALVLGPSVPTGSVVRGRAIGMLSLMDTGEKDDKVVVVMENTPFASVRSIEELDRKFPGVTTILQTWMTSYKGRDKDGKLYLSSPGFRGRAETIKFIGDAVLDFEKSVTTDADRRPLDEKGNPYLYRWPGAKNVGE from the coding sequence ATGAAGAAACACCTCATCAAGTCCGGCGTCGTCGCCCTCGCGCTCGTGCTCGGGACCGTCCTGAGCGTGCCGGCCGCGGCCCAGACGCTCATGCCCCAGGTCTCCGTTCTCAAGGGCGAGAAGAATTTCTGGAGCGGCTACGACCCCGTCAACGTGGACGGCACCGTCAACGTCGTGATCGAGATCGCCGCGGGCACGACCGCGAAGTACCAGGTCGACCTCAAGTCCGGCATGATCGAGCTCGAGCAGAAGAACGGCGCCCCGCGGTACGTGCAGTACCTCGGCTACCCGTGCAACTACGGCAACATCCCGCGCTCCGTCCTCCTGAAGTCCAAGGGCGGCGACGGCGACGCCGTGGACGCGCTCGTCCTCGGGCCGTCGGTCCCGACGGGTTCTGTCGTGCGCGGCCGCGCGATCGGGATGCTCAGCCTCATGGACACGGGCGAGAAGGACGACAAGGTCGTCGTCGTCATGGAGAACACGCCGTTCGCCTCGGTGCGCAGCATCGAGGAGCTGGACCGGAAGTTCCCCGGCGTGACCACGATCCTCCAGACCTGGATGACGTCGTACAAGGGCCGCGACAAGGACGGAAAGCTCTATCTGAGCTCACCGGGCTTCAGGGGCCGCGCCGAGACGATCAAGTTCATCGGCGACGCCGTCCTCGACTTCGAGAAATCCGTCACGACGGACGCCGACCGGCGCCCGCTCGACGAGAAGGGCAACCCCTATCTCTACCGCTGGCCGGGCGCGAAGAACGTCGGCGAGTAA
- a CDS encoding sigma-54-dependent Fis family transcriptional regulator, whose amino-acid sequence MAESRILLVEDDPAVRHGLAAFLRASGLDVDEAENLRRALDLFREVGHDIVVADYSLPDGTSLELLPEVKKVSENTPFIILTAHGSIDLAVRAIKEGAEQFLTKPVESKALLVLVRRLLQQQRLRRKQELALREQPGSFDPFLGASAAIRQMEERARLMLEWDSPVLILGETGSGKGVLARWLHANGPRREEAFVNLNCAGLSRELLESELFGHERGAFTGAVNPKQGLLEVGHRGIVFLDEIGDMDPAIQPKLLKALEEKTFRRLGDVRDRVVDIRLLASTNLDLEEAVRARKFRDDLYYRVSTLTLKIPPLRERTEDIPLLARNILRAVCKRMGKAEVMLGPEAELQLLRYPWPGNIRELANVLERAMILLKGDRLEALDVSLDGARQTAAHDGDLATMKEMERLHIERVLQHTGGNVAEAAAVLGMARRTLYDRLKALGLAPAAD is encoded by the coding sequence GTGGCTGAGTCGCGGATCCTTCTCGTGGAGGACGATCCCGCCGTCCGGCACGGGCTCGCGGCGTTCCTCCGCGCGAGCGGACTCGACGTCGACGAGGCCGAGAACCTGCGGAGAGCCCTCGACCTCTTCCGCGAGGTCGGCCACGACATCGTCGTCGCCGACTACAGCCTGCCGGACGGGACGTCGCTCGAGCTCCTCCCCGAGGTCAAGAAGGTCAGCGAGAACACGCCCTTCATCATCCTCACCGCGCACGGCTCGATCGACCTCGCGGTGCGTGCGATCAAGGAGGGCGCCGAGCAGTTCCTGACGAAGCCCGTCGAGTCCAAGGCACTCCTCGTCCTCGTGCGCCGGCTCCTGCAGCAGCAGAGGCTCCGCAGGAAGCAGGAGCTGGCCCTTCGCGAGCAGCCGGGCTCGTTCGACCCCTTTCTCGGCGCGAGCGCCGCGATCCGCCAGATGGAGGAACGCGCCCGCCTCATGCTCGAGTGGGACAGCCCCGTCCTGATCCTCGGGGAGACGGGCTCGGGCAAGGGCGTCCTCGCCCGCTGGCTTCACGCGAACGGCCCGCGCCGCGAGGAGGCGTTCGTCAACCTGAACTGCGCGGGCCTCTCGCGCGAGCTCCTCGAGTCCGAGCTTTTCGGCCACGAGCGCGGAGCGTTCACGGGCGCCGTGAACCCCAAGCAGGGCCTCCTCGAAGTCGGCCACCGGGGCATCGTGTTCCTCGACGAGATCGGCGACATGGACCCCGCGATCCAGCCGAAGCTCCTGAAAGCGCTCGAGGAGAAGACCTTCCGCCGGCTCGGCGACGTGCGGGATCGCGTCGTCGACATCCGGCTCCTCGCGTCGACGAACCTCGACCTCGAGGAGGCCGTGCGCGCGCGGAAATTCCGCGACGACCTCTACTACCGAGTCAGCACGCTCACGCTGAAGATCCCTCCCTTGCGCGAACGGACGGAGGACATCCCGCTCCTCGCGCGCAACATCCTCCGCGCCGTGTGCAAGCGCATGGGCAAGGCCGAGGTCATGCTCGGGCCTGAGGCGGAGCTGCAGCTGCTTCGTTACCCGTGGCCCGGGAACATCCGCGAGCTCGCGAACGTCCTCGAGCGCGCGATGATCCTCCTCAAGGGCGACCGGCTCGAGGCGCTGGACGTGAGCCTCGACGGGGCGCGGCAGACCGCGGCCCACGACGGCGATCTCGCGACGATGAAGGAGATGGAGCGCCTCCACATCGAGCGCGTGCTCCAGCACACGGGCGGCAACGTCGCGGAAGCGGCGGCCGTCCTCGGGATGGCCCGCCGGACGCTCTACGACCGGCTAAAGGCCCTCGGGCTCGCTCCCGCCGCGGACTGA